One segment of Paenibacillus sp. FSL R7-0337 DNA contains the following:
- a CDS encoding TadE family protein, whose translation MIPLREDEGSFTIEASLLLPMLMGITMVLLFFSLYTYQKSMLLQIASATAERAAYNWENSNRDVSGEFQTGNVDPLYWRIGEDGLLASLFGSGAENGSTAITLPGNAEEGGPLPVVKLRRSSQMVPAGLQGEMSYVYGLTGRRISTELKKALHLPVLDNLLADRAAPEVYARSYVTEPVEFIRTVDLMRYYGSKFKQHSSAGKEGSGMEKKHAALMLDKLR comes from the coding sequence GTGATTCCGCTGCGGGAGGATGAGGGGAGCTTCACAATCGAGGCTTCGCTTCTGCTGCCGATGCTTATGGGCATTACGATGGTGCTGCTGTTCTTCTCCTTATATACGTATCAGAAGTCGATGCTGCTGCAGATTGCCTCAGCTACTGCGGAGCGGGCTGCTTATAACTGGGAGAATAGTAACCGGGATGTAAGCGGAGAATTCCAGACCGGAAATGTTGATCCGCTGTACTGGAGAATCGGTGAGGATGGACTGTTGGCTTCGCTATTCGGTTCAGGAGCAGAGAATGGCAGTACGGCCATTACGCTGCCTGGTAATGCTGAAGAAGGAGGGCCCCTGCCGGTAGTGAAGCTGCGCCGGTCATCACAGATGGTGCCTGCCGGATTACAGGGAGAAATGAGCTACGTCTACGGATTGACTGGCCGCAGAATCAGTACGGAACTGAAGAAGGCGCTACATCTGCCTGTTCTGGACAATCTGCTGGCCGATAGAGCCGCGCCTGAGGTGTATGCCCGGTCCTACGTTACGGAGCCTGTTGAATTCATAAGAACAGTAGATCTTATGCGTTACTACGGGTCGAAGTTCAAACAGCATTCCTCCGCCGGCAAGGAGGGCAGCGGCATGGAGAAAAAGCATGCAGCCCTCATGCTTGATAAGCTGCGTTAA
- a CDS encoding type II secretion system F family protein, whose product MKRTPPILPLSTSPGGEQVLLPDYTVYELTSLQRMLVILGAGAVLFGIGYLFYHRLILAALLVPGSAYGPRLLRKYLLQRRRAALNLQFKQMLFSLSSSLSAGRSVENAFREAVQDLRMLDPEGASDMISELNIICARMENGEPIEDALYEFSKRAGMEDVERFADVFMVCKRTGGDLVEIVRRTSSIIGEKLDIQQDIAVSIAQKKFEAKALLVSPLMMVMFMSLSAGDYMQPMYTGAGIAVSTLALIALFLCYLWTNKIMDIPL is encoded by the coding sequence ATGAAGAGGACACCGCCCATACTGCCGCTTAGTACATCTCCAGGGGGCGAGCAGGTGCTGCTGCCGGATTATACTGTATACGAGCTTACCTCCCTGCAAAGAATGCTGGTTATTCTGGGTGCCGGAGCCGTGTTGTTCGGTATTGGTTACCTGTTCTATCACCGGCTGATCCTGGCGGCACTGCTTGTCCCCGGAAGCGCATATGGGCCGCGGCTGCTGCGCAAATATCTGCTGCAGCGCCGCCGGGCTGCGCTGAATCTGCAATTCAAGCAAATGCTGTTCTCGCTCTCTTCGTCGCTCTCGGCCGGACGTTCGGTGGAGAATGCCTTCCGCGAGGCCGTGCAGGATCTGAGGATGCTTGACCCGGAGGGCGCAAGTGACATGATCTCCGAGCTGAATATCATCTGTGCCCGGATGGAGAACGGGGAGCCAATTGAAGATGCGCTGTATGAATTCAGCAAAAGAGCAGGAATGGAGGATGTGGAGCGCTTCGCAGATGTGTTCATGGTCTGCAAGCGTACGGGCGGTGATCTGGTTGAGATCGTACGCCGCACATCCTCGATCATCGGTGAGAAGCTGGATATCCAGCAGGATATAGCAGTCAGTATAGCCCAGAAGAAATTTGAGGCGAAGGCGCTGCTGGTCTCTCCGCTGATGATGGTGATGTTCATGAGTCTGAGCGCCGGAGACTATATGCAGCCAATGTATACTGGTGCAGGAATAGCGGTGTCTACACTGGCGCTGATTGCACTGTTCCTCTGTTACCTCTGGACTAATAAGATCATGGATATTCCTCTGTAA
- a CDS encoding type II secretion system F family protein encodes MSLICGAILLLLAAGWLILRMRCGSRYAALRELPMEGLRLRRLGEPLLLLVERGRISSYLPSVMFIIQRSLQRIYGMRYSAERTLLFMGEMLSYSWLLAAGGSALTMLTGEQAGIILGGLLAVALPVAMVSDLHKKVRMREQNIMLELPELLNSIVLLVGAGETVQRAIVRCVNSRQGDSTHPLYTELMKMTAEWDGGYSFQQAFENFSKRCAVQEVSIFTTTVLLNYRRGGADFVLSLRDLSRMLWEKRKAISRTRGEQASSKLVFPMVVIFLIVIVLVGTPAIMMLKM; translated from the coding sequence ATGTCATTGATCTGCGGTGCGATTCTGCTTCTGCTCGCAGCAGGCTGGCTCATTCTGAGGATGAGATGCGGCAGCCGTTATGCTGCTCTGCGGGAGCTGCCCATGGAAGGCCTGCGGCTGCGGCGGCTGGGAGAGCCTCTATTGTTACTTGTAGAGAGGGGCAGAATTTCCAGTTATCTCCCTTCCGTGATGTTCATAATACAACGTTCGCTACAGCGGATCTATGGTATGCGCTACAGTGCAGAACGGACCTTGCTGTTCATGGGGGAGATGCTTAGCTACAGCTGGCTGCTTGCCGCAGGCGGAAGTGCACTGACAATGCTTACGGGAGAGCAGGCGGGAATAATCCTCGGGGGGCTCTTGGCAGTTGCACTCCCGGTGGCGATGGTTAGCGATCTGCACAAAAAGGTACGTATGCGGGAGCAGAATATTATGCTGGAGCTTCCTGAGCTGTTAAACAGTATTGTTCTATTGGTCGGCGCGGGTGAGACGGTTCAGCGGGCAATTGTCCGCTGTGTGAACAGCCGTCAAGGAGACAGCACCCATCCGCTTTACACTGAATTAATGAAAATGACGGCTGAATGGGACGGCGGATACTCCTTCCAGCAGGCGTTCGAGAACTTCAGTAAGCGCTGTGCTGTGCAAGAGGTCTCCATCTTCACAACTACAGTGCTGCTTAATTACCGCAGAGGCGGGGCCGACTTTGTTCTGTCGCTGCGGGATCTGTCGCGGATGCTCTGGGAGAAGCGGAAGGCGATCAGCCGCACACGCGGCGAACAGGCATCGTCGAAGCTGGTTTTTCCGATGGTGGTTATCTTCTTGATTGTGATTGTACTGGTGGGAACACCGGCGATTATGATGTTAAAAATGTAG
- a CDS encoding CpaF family protein, whose protein sequence is MNEEMFRALRSDIRAGLDVTSVIGNDELAAYIERIILEREQLRLLTAQEKHGLVKKLFDSFRGLDILQPLVDNPAITEIMINSHEEIFIEEEGMIRRLPLAFESGSRLEDIIQIIVSGVNRVVNESSPIVDARLQDGSRVNIVLPPAALKGPAMTIRKFPETPMSMAELVRREALSEEAAELLQILVTAKYNIFISGGTGSGKTTFLNALSQYIPPQERVITVEDSAELQIVTVPNLVSLETRNANTEGRGEITIRDLIRTSLRMRPNRIVVGEVRGAECLDMLQAMNTGHDGSLSTGHSNSALDMLSRLETMVLSAADLPVTVVRQQISSAIDIFVHLSRLRDCSRRVMEISEVAGIRSGEVILNPLYEFRESGEQDGRVQGKLEVSGNPLLHADKLRMAGIHDYPLKQYESRSFAKEASVP, encoded by the coding sequence ATGAATGAAGAGATGTTCCGTGCCTTGCGCAGCGATATCCGGGCAGGGCTGGATGTTACCTCGGTCATCGGGAATGATGAGCTGGCAGCTTATATCGAACGGATCATTCTGGAGCGGGAGCAATTACGCCTCCTGACTGCCCAGGAGAAGCACGGGCTGGTGAAGAAGCTGTTCGATTCCTTCCGGGGGCTGGATATTCTTCAGCCGCTGGTGGATAATCCGGCGATCACCGAGATTATGATCAACAGCCATGAGGAGATCTTTATTGAGGAAGAGGGCATGATCCGCAGGCTGCCGCTGGCTTTTGAATCGGGGAGCAGACTGGAGGATATCATTCAGATTATCGTCTCCGGCGTCAACCGTGTGGTCAATGAATCCTCGCCGATTGTAGATGCGCGGCTGCAGGATGGCTCGCGTGTCAATATCGTACTGCCGCCTGCAGCGCTGAAGGGTCCAGCCATGACCATCCGCAAATTCCCGGAGACACCGATGTCGATGGCAGAGCTGGTGAGACGTGAAGCGCTCTCGGAGGAAGCGGCTGAGCTGCTGCAGATTCTGGTTACTGCCAAATACAATATTTTCATCAGCGGGGGGACTGGCTCAGGGAAAACAACCTTTCTGAATGCTCTATCGCAATACATCCCGCCGCAGGAGCGTGTCATTACGGTGGAGGATTCGGCAGAGCTGCAGATCGTTACGGTTCCGAATCTGGTCTCCCTGGAGACCCGGAATGCTAACACGGAGGGGCGGGGGGAGATCACCATTCGTGACCTGATCCGCACCTCGCTGCGGATGCGGCCGAACCGGATTGTCGTCGGCGAGGTGCGTGGAGCTGAATGTCTGGATATGCTGCAGGCGATGAACACCGGCCATGACGGTTCGTTGTCAACGGGGCATTCGAATAGTGCACTGGACATGCTCAGCCGCCTGGAGACTATGGTGCTCAGCGCTGCTGATCTGCCGGTAACCGTCGTCCGTCAGCAGATCAGCTCAGCGATCGATATATTCGTGCATTTGTCGCGGCTGCGTGACTGTTCACGCCGGGTGATGGAGATCAGTGAGGTTGCTGGAATCCGCAGCGGTGAAGTCATCCTGAATCCTCTGTATGAGTTTCGGGAATCGGGCGAACAGGATGGCAGGGTGCAAGGGAAGCTTGAGGTCAGCGGCAACCCGCTTCTGCATGCAGACAAGCTGCGGATGGCCGGAATCCATGATTATCCGCTCAAGCAGTATGAGAGTAGAAGCTTTGCGAAGGAGGCGAGTGTACCTTGA
- a CDS encoding Flp1 family type IVb pilin, with the protein MLTQMAEGAKSFWKDEEGLGTLEMILIIAVLIAVVLVFREEIVKVVKDLIGTAGDKSQEVFE; encoded by the coding sequence ATGTTAACACAGATGGCAGAAGGAGCAAAAAGCTTTTGGAAAGATGAGGAGGGGCTGGGGACGCTGGAGATGATCCTGATCATCGCTGTACTGATTGCGGTCGTTCTGGTATTCCGTGAGGAGATTGTGAAGGTGGTTAAGGATCTGATCGGCACGGCCGGAGATAAGAGTCAGGAAGTCTTTGAGTGA